The following are encoded in a window of bacterium genomic DNA:
- a CDS encoding rhomboid family intramembrane serine protease: MIPLKDENPTRTFPFFTILLILLNTAVFFYEMSLGIENARIFINKMGLIPSELLRGRHLLVKSPVPVQLNIITSIFLHGSLMHLLGNMLYLWIFGNNIEDYLGHAKFLIFYFACGILATITHTVVNINSNVPIVGASGAISGILGAYLLLYPRAKILVLVPIFIFIQFIKIPAIVVIGFWIVFQFLNGITSLGVGEPQGIAWFAHIGGFAVGIVLIRMLKRK, translated from the coding sequence ATGATTCCTTTAAAGGATGAAAATCCGACAAGAACATTTCCATTTTTTACAATTTTACTGATTTTATTAAATACCGCTGTTTTTTTTTATGAGATGTCCCTGGGGATTGAAAATGCGCGTATTTTTATCAATAAAATGGGGCTGATACCTTCTGAACTTCTGCGGGGCAGGCATTTACTTGTTAAAAGCCCTGTTCCTGTTCAGCTAAATATTATTACATCAATATTTTTACACGGGAGCCTGATGCATCTTCTGGGGAATATGCTGTATCTCTGGATTTTCGGCAATAATATTGAGGATTATCTGGGACATGCAAAATTTTTGATTTTTTATTTCGCATGTGGTATCCTGGCTACAATTACACATACCGTTGTAAATATTAACTCAAATGTGCCTATTGTTGGTGCGAGCGGCGCCATTTCCGGGATATTAGGCGCGTATCTTTTGCTTTATCCGCGGGCCAAAATTTTAGTGCTTGTACCGATTTTTATTTTTATACAATTTATAAAAATTCCGGCAATAGTTGTTATAGGATTCTGGATTGTTTTTCAATTTTTAAACGGTATTACATCTTTGGGAGTAGGAGAACCTCAGGGTATAGCGTGGTTCGCGCATATCGGAGGGTTTGCGGTAGGGATTGTGCTTATTAGGATGCTTAAACGGAAATAA
- the rpmB gene encoding 50S ribosomal protein L28, translating into MARACAICGKGTLKGYNVSHAHNKTKRNFLPNLQKTKITIKGHTRQSLICTSCLKAAKLQLK; encoded by the coding sequence ATGGCCCGAGCATGTGCTATTTGCGGCAAAGGAACATTAAAAGGATACAATGTAAGTCATGCCCATAATAAAACTAAACGCAATTTTCTGCCAAACCTCCAGAAAACAAAAATAACCATAAAAGGGCACACAAGACAATCTCTTATATGCACCAGTTGTTTAAAAGCCGCGAAACTTCAATTAAAATAA
- a CDS encoding HEAT repeat domain-containing protein has protein sequence MGLKKNILVYIFLAVIVFPLCRVYSQAGADKLYSEKIKKQYGKVSTVEKDSIVINLGWDDGIIPGMIFKVFDHDNNLVNRLEVKEILGNNISLADLYRKEKSLKIEGGRREVKTGYAVELEIENSATVPNGDEEIQLKRLKDKNLQVRVDAMDILARTGGINVIPEIIQILNENSAADPVNKEGESSRQNSGINLKRSASWALGEISFRVFSQIFFESKDKTVLDKEKEGLLYKVTNILIDLCSSPDKNISLNAARNIGRLIAIRQIFGLKNEFLLAPLTKILIKENDNYVKRALIDALAELKDERAVFVLLSIWGDKDPVVRANVSWALEKIGYPVVPFLKEIINDPDEEKRKEAVRVLFKLGYKTKKVGNKYEIAE, from the coding sequence TTGGGCCTGAAAAAAAATATATTGGTATATATTTTTTTGGCAGTAATTGTTTTTCCTCTCTGCCGGGTTTATTCACAGGCAGGGGCGGACAAGCTTTATTCGGAAAAAATAAAGAAGCAGTATGGTAAAGTATCAACTGTTGAAAAAGATTCTATTGTTATTAATCTCGGGTGGGACGATGGAATTATTCCAGGTATGATATTTAAGGTTTTTGACCACGATAATAATCTTGTTAACAGATTGGAAGTCAAGGAAATACTGGGGAATAACATTTCCCTGGCTGATTTGTACAGGAAGGAGAAAAGTTTAAAAATAGAAGGCGGCCGGAGAGAAGTAAAAACAGGGTACGCGGTAGAATTAGAGATTGAAAATTCCGCCACAGTCCCAAACGGCGATGAAGAAATCCAGTTAAAAAGGCTTAAAGACAAAAACTTGCAGGTTAGAGTTGATGCAATGGATATATTGGCAAGGACCGGGGGGATTAATGTAATACCGGAAATAATTCAAATATTAAATGAAAACTCTGCCGCGGACCCTGTAAATAAAGAGGGGGAATCCTCACGGCAGAATTCCGGCATAAATTTAAAAAGAAGCGCCTCATGGGCGTTAGGAGAGATATCTTTTCGTGTATTTTCACAAATTTTTTTTGAAAGCAAGGACAAAACAGTCCTGGATAAAGAAAAAGAAGGGTTACTATATAAGGTCACAAATATTTTGATTGATTTATGTTCAAGCCCGGATAAAAATATTTCTTTAAATGCCGCGAGAAATATCGGGCGTTTAATAGCAATAAGGCAGATTTTTGGTTTAAAAAATGAATTTTTGCTGGCTCCCCTTACTAAAATCTTAATCAAAGAAAATGACAACTATGTAAAACGGGCGTTGATTGATGCCCTGGCTGAATTGAAGGATGAACGGGCGGTTTTTGTTTTACTGTCAATCTGGGGTGATAAAGACCCTGTGGTAAGGGCGAATGTGAGCTGGGCATTGGAAAAGATAGGTTACCCTGTGGTTCCGTTCTTAAAAGAAATAATTAATGACCCGGATGAAGAAAAGAGGAAAGAAGCTGTCCGTGTTTTATTTAAGCTTGGATATAAAACAAAAAAGGTTGGGAATAAGTATGAAATTGCTGAATAG
- a CDS encoding ABC transporter ATP-binding protein encodes MLKVRNLEKDFGGIKAVHNCSFEVKKGTITGLIGPNGAGKSTVFNLISGIYTADSGEIWFNGERIDGLKPYEIFRKRLMRTFQISRELQKMTVLENLMLIPYNQYGEDVWGIWFYPKRVKAEEEEIKNKALEVLEFVELIHLKNEYAENLSTGQKKLLEIARTMMADPEMILLDEPGAGVNKTLMKKLVEDIKKLNAKGKTFLLIEHDMDLVMNLCDPIIVMSEGAKLTEGAASQIKSDPRVLDAYLGV; translated from the coding sequence ATGTTGAAAGTAAGGAATTTGGAAAAGGATTTTGGCGGGATAAAAGCCGTGCATAATTGCAGTTTTGAGGTCAAAAAAGGCACAATAACAGGTTTAATAGGGCCAAACGGCGCCGGTAAAAGTACGGTTTTTAACCTTATTTCAGGTATTTACACCGCTGACAGCGGAGAAATCTGGTTTAACGGGGAGCGGATTGACGGGTTGAAACCCTATGAGATTTTTAGAAAACGGTTAATGCGGACATTTCAGATTTCGCGTGAACTTCAGAAAATGACCGTCCTTGAAAATCTGATGCTTATCCCTTATAATCAATACGGGGAAGATGTGTGGGGAATATGGTTTTACCCAAAAAGAGTGAAAGCGGAGGAAGAAGAAATAAAAAATAAGGCGCTGGAAGTTTTGGAATTTGTTGAATTGATTCATTTAAAAAATGAATACGCGGAGAATTTATCCACCGGGCAGAAGAAACTTCTTGAAATAGCAAGGACGATGATGGCGGACCCTGAAATGATACTGCTCGATGAGCCGGGCGCGGGAGTTAATAAAACATTAATGAAAAAATTAGTCGAAGATATAAAGAAATTGAACGCAAAAGGCAAAACTTTTTTACTGATAGAACACGATATGGATTTAGTGATGAACCTGTGTGATCCGATAATTGTTATGAGTGAAGGGGCAAAATTAACCGAGGGAGCCGCTTCTCAAATTAAATCCGACCCGCGTGTCCTTGACGCTTATCTGGGAGTATAA
- a CDS encoding helix-turn-helix transcriptional regulator, giving the protein MVRAAKNKFGDKIRELREKQNLSQEELANRLNVSTPYVSLLERGLRSPSIEILKEIEQNLEGSLKSLLNLKNDGIKQDKKKQKILKLVYFLKDKPSEDIDKIYTVAETVLKYGSK; this is encoded by the coding sequence ATGGTGAGAGCGGCCAAAAATAAATTTGGAGACAAAATAAGGGAACTTAGAGAAAAACAAAATTTAAGCCAGGAAGAACTGGCTAACCGGTTAAATGTGTCTACACCTTATGTTTCGCTTCTTGAACGCGGTTTGCGGAGCCCTTCAATCGAAATACTAAAAGAAATTGAACAAAATCTTGAGGGGTCATTGAAATCACTCCTGAATTTAAAAAATGACGGAATAAAACAGGACAAAAAGAAACAAAAAATACTGAAACTTGTTTATTTTTTAAAAGATAAACCTTCCGAAGACATTGATAAAATATATACTGTCGCAGAAACAGTACTCAAATACGGCTCTAAATAA
- a CDS encoding energy-coupling factor transporter transmembrane component T, whose translation MEFDSNLYDPGNSTARCFDARIKIIFLFFVFIIIFLTDTWINIFICSLFSLFIVFLGRVPLRKLFSGIKTWFLIVVFICIFPSLVTEGRLFIRLGWISITYEGIRESGMLFAKLLLTSLNAKILTATTTIRQIILAFQYFSSPLKILGFSSEEMGFIVSAGTGFIHFFSKEARQITQAGTLRGIDWDVRRILNQPFKILFLIQAVITRMYTVGFQMEESLKIYGYNQCCNKTSFYELKYKAADWILVLGIVFLGAIVYYFN comes from the coding sequence ATGGAATTTGATTCAAATTTATATGATCCGGGTAATTCAACAGCGCGATGTTTTGATGCCAGAATAAAGATAATTTTTCTATTTTTTGTATTTATTATTATATTTTTGACAGATACATGGATTAATATTTTTATATGTTCTTTATTTTCTTTGTTTATTGTTTTTTTAGGCAGGGTCCCTTTAAGAAAGTTATTCAGCGGCATAAAAACTTGGTTTTTAATAGTTGTTTTTATATGTATTTTTCCTTCTCTTGTTACTGAAGGCCGGCTGTTTATCAGATTAGGATGGATTAGCATCACTTATGAAGGAATAAGAGAAAGCGGAATGCTTTTTGCCAAGCTCTTATTGACCTCGCTAAATGCAAAGATTTTAACTGCAACAACAACAATAAGGCAGATTATTTTGGCATTCCAGTATTTTTCTTCTCCTTTGAAAATACTTGGTTTTTCATCTGAGGAAATGGGTTTTATTGTAAGTGCCGGGACCGGCTTCATCCATTTTTTTTCAAAAGAAGCCAGGCAGATTACCCAGGCAGGGACGCTGCGCGGTATTGACTGGGATGTGCGAAGGATTTTAAACCAGCCTTTTAAAATATTATTTTTGATACAGGCGGTAATAACCCGCATGTATACCGTTGGCTTCCAGATGGAAGAATCTTTAAAAATCTATGGATATAACCAATGTTGTAATAAAACTTCTTTCTATGAACTTAAATATAAAGCGGCGGACTGGATCCTTGTTTTAGGGATTGTGTTTTTAGGTGCAATTGTTTATTATTTTAATTGA
- the recG gene encoding ATP-dependent DNA helicase RecG yields MCQEKIINTDIQYLKGVGPYRVEILNKLGIFNIIDLLYYIPRDYDDRSNIKPVGFAVPGERETVKGIIISSNEFRPGTRGHVHSILKVLVRDETGIMEGIWFNQPYLKDTFAAGKKVFFRGKIEINRGRKQVNSPDFELIDSEEDEKFLGIAPIYRLKDNISQKQFRILVRNALDKYLNIIPDFLPDVLKKRNNLVTLKEALYNIHFPKDLICKERARARLVFDELFLFEFKLARRRRNLSLKQGIKFDVNNKLIETFLKSLPFYLTNAQRHVLSEINNDLSSGRIMSRLLQGDVGSGKTVLAIYSLIIASACNYQGAIMAPTEILAEQHFRNINSYLSGLNIKTGLLISGVKNKKEIEKGLSDGTIQIVAGTHALIQEKVKFNRLGVVVIDEQHRFGVGQRNILRQKGIDSHLLVMTATPIPRTLALTLYGDLDLSVIDELPPGRQKIITRWINENKRDSAYYFVRQEISRGSQVYFVYPLIEESEKLDLKAASKMYEHFQQDIFPDLRLGLLHGRMKPEEKDKTMNAFRKGDIDMLVSTTVIEVGVDVPGATIMFIEHAERFGLAQLHQLRGRVGRSKNQSYCIILTSGRISADAKKRMDVFVKTQNGFELAEEDLKMRGPGEFFGTRQHGMPEFKIADLIHDAKIIPLAKKEAFDFLKNGTFVKNNYILLIEKEIEQRYNKKPEAN; encoded by the coding sequence ATGTGTCAAGAAAAAATAATTAACACAGATATCCAGTATTTAAAGGGTGTTGGCCCTTACAGGGTGGAAATTCTGAACAAACTCGGGATTTTTAATATTATTGATTTGCTGTATTATATTCCGCGTGACTATGATGATAGAAGTAATATAAAACCAGTTGGTTTTGCCGTCCCCGGAGAGCGGGAAACCGTAAAAGGGATAATTATTTCGTCAAATGAATTCAGGCCGGGAACGAGGGGGCATGTTCATTCAATCCTTAAGGTCTTGGTCAGGGACGAGACGGGCATCATGGAAGGAATATGGTTTAACCAGCCGTATTTGAAAGACACATTTGCTGCCGGCAAAAAGGTGTTTTTTAGAGGAAAGATAGAGATTAACAGGGGGCGTAAGCAGGTAAATTCTCCTGATTTTGAACTGATTGATTCAGAAGAAGATGAAAAGTTTTTGGGTATTGCGCCTATTTACCGCCTGAAAGATAATATTTCGCAGAAGCAATTTAGAATTCTTGTGCGGAATGCGCTGGATAAATATTTAAATATAATTCCGGATTTTTTACCGGATGTTTTAAAAAAAAGAAATAATCTGGTAACATTGAAAGAAGCTTTATATAATATCCATTTTCCAAAAGACCTTATTTGTAAAGAGCGCGCGAGGGCGCGCCTTGTATTTGATGAACTTTTCCTTTTTGAGTTTAAATTGGCGCGCCGGAGGAGAAATTTATCATTAAAACAAGGCATTAAATTTGATGTGAACAATAAATTGATTGAGACCTTTTTAAAAAGCCTGCCGTTCTATTTAACTAACGCACAGAGACATGTTCTATCCGAAATTAATAATGATTTGTCAAGCGGAAGAATTATGAGCCGGCTTTTGCAGGGAGATGTCGGGTCAGGCAAAACGGTCCTTGCGATTTATTCTCTTATCATTGCTTCGGCCTGTAATTACCAGGGCGCGATTATGGCGCCGACAGAGATACTGGCAGAACAGCATTTTAGAAATATCAATAGTTATTTATCAGGTTTGAACATAAAAACAGGCCTCCTGATTTCAGGTGTTAAAAACAAAAAAGAAATTGAGAAGGGACTGTCCGACGGGACAATTCAAATTGTTGCAGGGACACACGCGCTTATCCAGGAGAAAGTAAAATTCAATCGTTTAGGTGTTGTTGTGATTGATGAGCAACACCGTTTTGGCGTAGGCCAGCGGAACATATTAAGGCAGAAGGGCATCGATTCTCATCTCCTCGTAATGACTGCAACTCCTATTCCAAGGACATTGGCCCTTACCTTATACGGGGATTTAGATTTATCCGTGATTGATGAACTCCCCCCGGGCCGGCAGAAAATAATTACCCGCTGGATAAATGAAAACAAAAGGGATTCAGCGTATTATTTCGTGCGCCAGGAGATTTCCAGAGGCAGCCAGGTTTATTTTGTTTATCCGTTGATAGAAGAATCAGAAAAGCTGGATTTAAAAGCCGCTTCTAAAATGTATGAACATTTTCAACAGGACATATTTCCTGATTTGCGGTTGGGCCTTCTTCATGGTAGAATGAAGCCCGAAGAGAAAGATAAAACCATGAATGCCTTCAGGAAAGGTGACATTGATATGCTTGTGAGCACCACTGTAATTGAAGTTGGTGTTGATGTCCCGGGGGCAACAATCATGTTTATCGAGCATGCTGAACGTTTTGGTTTGGCCCAGTTACATCAATTGAGGGGGAGGGTGGGCAGGAGTAAAAACCAGAGTTATTGCATTATTCTGACTTCGGGCAGGATATCCGCTGATGCAAAAAAAAGGATGGATGTTTTTGTTAAAACCCAAAACGGTTTTGAGCTGGCGGAAGAGGATTTAAAAATGAGAGGCCCTGGTGAATTTTTCGGGACAAGGCAGCATGGCATGCCGGAATTTAAAATTGCCGATTTAATTCATGACGCAAAAATTATTCCGCTGGCAAAAAAGGAAGCTTTTGATTTTTTGAAAAATGGAACTTTTGTTAAAAATAATTATATTTTATTGATAGAAAAAGAAATTGAACAAAGATATAATAAAAAACCGGAGGCAAATTGA
- a CDS encoding HEAT repeat domain-containing protein has product MKLLNRLFGYLIIVLFLFLSFHKGFAETEVDKAIELLLKGNVREREYAAEFLGKLKIKKAVPFLKDAMVKDESFLVRLACVSSLNKFGEDYDVELVEKSLRHEDKYVRLKAVNVLQNLSEWKNKEIIFSLFKDKDIEVRRNILITAGKLKIKEAFEPLVLILKDPVPESRESAAISLGSLGDKRAIKPLLETLEDTSSKVVRAAVISLGEIGDEEITMPMIRMLGHKDKSVRYFAINILGKLGDKSGFKAVLGMVNDKDPKVRLGAVNVLGKLKIKEYIPVFKEVLNGETDPSVKLEAAKSLVLMEDYTGYDLIRNEVFNKNTDLKKEAIEILGMIKDKSSISTLKDLFLYPNPEIKETVIWSLGEIKDASTFNFLIKILKEEKGFTIAVIDAIKKLQDKRLIPFLNDFLTDENFLIRRHAAQVLGNFSDNNPEIEKRLVNLLSDDYLEVRQAALATLTKWGKKIDFNLLNIARNNSDPLRITAIAALTELNNKEVIPIIHSLINGDSPTRSKLLLAYQLASFGDYSGKNLIIEAAKSEDYTLRKQAAEYSSRFMDADIFNALSGLIKDNKKEVKLAAAKALGQMFDERAVFALMDNLVVENLYLETEIDNSLVHLQNISIDFLMNVFKDKKSLSKEDVIYMERVSSILVKIGLPSIDKIIKTYEVQDINQKINMTAVLVRIGKDSLRPLVNYWDGNFTQLNNTLVDAITKICMDDTKILIDLLEDEMLQNKAVKLIARFPSNKILDLLIDKLYITSGMTRIKVIECLRGISAVSTDRLIADLNKSDEARQIVIIEVLGEIRSEKAVAPLEKIMAETQNIKIRESAGQAVANIKKTLADMQGSDKSQLDKLKKKRGKISMVEKNFIFTNLGLQDEVNVGMVFKIFDNDNNIVNKLEITEVVGNNTSIGKILGNAKVEVGYALEEEFKEAEVKVTDAEEIKTQLERLKSNDLSVKANAINMLGGKGDETVLPGILYFLEGNGRQKDAGETSGEVEKAWVNIRKSAVWAAGEIEYKLVSKIYQESGEKKDLKDNEKEMLNKITDIFVKLFLNEDSGIRLAAVSNIKRLIPLRDAFGLKNDFILEPLCSLLNDQDNYTQRAVVEALAELKDPKAIPFLVNVWDDDDSAVRGNVAWALEKIGKPALPSLKDALKGNNEEKKRSAVTVLYKLGYKVKRNGNNYEVVE; this is encoded by the coding sequence ATGAAATTGCTGAATAGGTTATTTGGATATTTAATTATTGTTTTATTTTTATTTTTATCTTTTCATAAAGGTTTTGCTGAAACCGAAGTGGACAAAGCAATTGAGCTTCTTTTGAAAGGCAATGTCCGTGAGAGAGAATACGCGGCGGAGTTTTTAGGAAAGCTGAAGATAAAAAAGGCGGTACCTTTTCTAAAAGATGCGATGGTCAAGGACGAAAGTTTTCTGGTCCGCCTGGCTTGCGTTTCTTCACTGAATAAATTCGGGGAGGATTATGATGTTGAACTTGTTGAAAAATCCCTGCGGCACGAAGATAAGTATGTGAGGCTGAAAGCGGTCAATGTTTTACAGAATTTATCCGAATGGAAAAACAAGGAGATTATTTTTAGTTTATTTAAAGATAAAGATATTGAAGTCAGGAGAAATATACTTATTACCGCGGGGAAATTAAAAATAAAAGAGGCTTTTGAGCCGCTTGTCCTTATACTGAAAGACCCGGTCCCTGAAAGCAGGGAATCGGCGGCCATTTCGCTTGGCAGTTTAGGCGACAAAAGGGCGATAAAACCTCTCCTGGAGACATTGGAAGACACCTCCTCAAAAGTGGTAAGGGCGGCGGTCATTTCTTTAGGGGAGATTGGGGATGAAGAGATTACAATGCCTATGATAAGAATGCTGGGCCATAAAGATAAATCTGTTCGTTATTTTGCAATAAATATTTTGGGGAAATTGGGTGATAAAAGCGGTTTCAAGGCGGTCCTCGGGATGGTAAATGATAAGGACCCGAAGGTCAGGTTAGGCGCGGTAAACGTCCTTGGAAAGTTAAAAATAAAGGAATATATCCCTGTCTTCAAAGAAGTATTGAACGGGGAAACCGATCCCTCTGTAAAATTGGAGGCCGCGAAAAGTTTGGTTTTAATGGAAGATTATACAGGTTATGATTTAATCAGGAATGAAGTTTTTAATAAAAACACCGATTTGAAGAAAGAAGCGATAGAAATATTAGGGATGATTAAAGATAAAAGCTCGATATCCACGCTTAAAGATTTATTTTTATATCCAAACCCGGAAATAAAAGAAACTGTTATCTGGTCGCTTGGAGAAATCAAAGACGCCTCTACATTTAATTTTTTAATAAAAATACTGAAAGAAGAAAAGGGTTTTACGATTGCCGTTATTGATGCAATAAAAAAATTGCAGGACAAAAGATTGATTCCTTTTTTAAATGACTTCCTGACTGACGAAAATTTTTTAATCCGGAGGCACGCGGCGCAGGTTTTAGGTAATTTTTCCGACAATAACCCGGAAATCGAAAAAAGGCTGGTTAATCTTCTATCTGATGATTATCTTGAAGTAAGGCAGGCCGCTCTTGCCACCCTGACTAAATGGGGCAAAAAAATAGATTTTAACCTTTTAAATATTGCCAGGAATAATTCTGATCCGCTCCGGATAACTGCTATTGCGGCCTTAACAGAATTAAATAATAAAGAGGTGATCCCGATTATACATTCTTTAATCAATGGAGACTCACCAACGCGGTCTAAATTATTATTGGCATACCAGTTAGCTTCTTTCGGGGATTACAGCGGCAAGAATTTAATAATAGAAGCGGCAAAGTCTGAGGATTACACTTTAAGAAAACAAGCGGCAGAGTATTCATCCAGATTCATGGATGCCGATATATTTAATGCGCTTTCAGGTCTTATTAAAGATAATAAAAAGGAGGTTAAGCTGGCGGCTGCAAAAGCCCTCGGGCAGATGTTTGATGAGCGCGCAGTTTTTGCTTTAATGGACAACCTTGTTGTTGAAAATCTGTATCTTGAAACTGAAATAGATAATTCGTTAGTCCATCTGCAGAATATTTCTATCGATTTTCTCATGAATGTTTTCAAAGATAAAAAATCTTTATCGAAGGAAGATGTCATCTATATGGAGAGGGTCAGCTCAATTTTAGTCAAAATTGGATTGCCTTCCATTGATAAAATTATTAAGACATATGAAGTCCAGGATATTAATCAAAAAATTAATATGACGGCTGTCCTTGTAAGGATCGGAAAAGACAGCTTAAGGCCGCTGGTTAATTACTGGGACGGGAATTTTACCCAGCTAAATAATACGCTGGTTGATGCTATTACAAAAATATGCATGGATGATACAAAAATATTAATTGACCTTCTGGAAGATGAGATGCTGCAAAATAAGGCTGTAAAACTTATCGCGCGGTTCCCCTCTAATAAAATTTTAGATTTACTAATTGATAAATTGTATATTACAAGCGGTATGACGCGGATAAAAGTCATTGAATGCTTGAGGGGAATAAGCGCTGTATCCACGGACAGGTTGATAGCGGATTTAAATAAATCGGACGAAGCAAGACAAATAGTTATAATTGAGGTCCTGGGAGAAATCAGGTCAGAAAAGGCAGTCGCACCTCTGGAAAAAATAATGGCAGAAACACAAAATATTAAAATCAGGGAATCTGCCGGCCAGGCGGTTGCGAATATTAAAAAAACACTTGCAGACATGCAGGGCAGTGATAAATCACAACTGGATAAATTAAAGAAAAAACGCGGCAAAATTTCTATGGTTGAGAAAAATTTTATTTTCACGAATTTAGGATTGCAGGACGAGGTCAATGTGGGGATGGTTTTTAAGATTTTTGACAATGATAATAATATAGTCAACAAATTGGAAATTACCGAAGTCGTAGGCAATAATACATCGATTGGCAAAATACTTGGTAACGCCAAAGTGGAGGTTGGTTATGCCCTGGAAGAAGAATTCAAGGAAGCGGAAGTAAAAGTGACAGATGCCGAAGAAATAAAAACACAGCTAGAACGTTTAAAAAGTAATGATCTTTCGGTTAAGGCCAATGCAATCAATATGTTAGGGGGCAAAGGAGATGAAACTGTTCTTCCCGGTATTCTTTATTTTTTAGAAGGTAATGGCCGGCAAAAAGACGCCGGGGAGACGTCCGGGGAAGTGGAAAAAGCATGGGTGAATATAAGAAAAAGCGCTGTATGGGCTGCCGGTGAAATAGAATATAAACTGGTTTCAAAAATTTACCAGGAAAGTGGAGAAAAAAAGGATCTAAAAGATAATGAAAAGGAAATGTTAAACAAAATTACTGATATATTCGTTAAATTATTTCTTAATGAAGACAGTGGTATCCGTCTGGCCGCAGTCAGCAATATTAAAAGATTAATACCGCTAAGGGACGCTTTTGGCCTGAAAAATGATTTTATTCTTGAACCTTTATGCAGCCTGTTAAATGATCAGGATAATTATACCCAGCGTGCGGTAGTTGAGGCATTAGCGGAACTAAAAGACCCCAAAGCTATTCCCTTTTTGGTTAATGTTTGGGATGATGATGATTCCGCGGTAAGGGGAAATGTCGCATGGGCCCTGGAAAAAATAGGAAAACCCGCATTGCCCAGTCTGAAAGACGCTTTAAAAGGCAATAATGAAGAAAAAAAACGTTCGGCTGTCACTGTGCTTTATAAACTGGGTTATAAAGTAAAAAGAAACGGAAATAATTATGAAGTGGTGGAATGA
- a CDS encoding FAD-binding protein, producing MGIKIITENCIACSQCIDTCLYGAMELSGDKVKINDKCQLCNACLSVCNYGAIKIEKDIPDSSDEDKNIHRGILIFAEQREDKLHNVALELLNLGKNLSIKLKEDLSAVIIGHQLNTRIKELTEYGADVIYFASDIKLKEYRTLPYTKIICDLIADIKPEIVLIGATTIGRDLAPRIAARLKTGLTADCTGIDLDLGKRLLLQTRPAYGGNIMATITCPRRRPQMATVRPHVFKKAEPFSNRNSKVIGLTPGVTENSIYNIIKITKELKENVHLEESEIIVSGGRGMKNMENFSMLFELAKVMGGTVGASRAAVDAGWISSYHQVGQTGKTVSPKVYIACGISGAIQHLAGMQSSDIIIAINKDPNAPIFNIATYGIVGDLFEIVPLLIKEFKGG from the coding sequence ATGGGAATAAAAATTATAACAGAAAATTGTATCGCATGCAGCCAGTGTATTGACACCTGTTTGTACGGCGCTATGGAATTGTCCGGTGATAAGGTTAAAATTAATGATAAGTGCCAATTATGCAATGCCTGCCTAAGTGTATGCAATTATGGAGCTATAAAAATAGAAAAAGACATTCCTGATTCTTCTGATGAAGATAAAAATATTCACCGGGGAATCCTGATTTTTGCCGAGCAGCGCGAAGATAAACTCCATAACGTGGCCCTTGAGCTTTTAAACCTTGGGAAGAATTTAAGCATTAAATTAAAAGAAGACCTTTCCGCGGTAATTATCGGGCACCAGCTTAACACCAGGATTAAAGAATTAACTGAATACGGCGCAGATGTTATTTATTTTGCATCTGATATAAAATTGAAAGAATACCGTACGCTTCCTTATACAAAAATAATTTGCGATTTAATTGCAGATATTAAACCGGAAATTGTGCTCATAGGGGCCACTACTATCGGACGCGACCTTGCCCCGCGGATAGCCGCACGGCTTAAAACCGGTTTAACCGCCGACTGCACGGGGATAGACCTGGATTTGGGAAAAAGGCTGCTTTTACAAACAAGGCCGGCTTATGGCGGCAACATCATGGCCACTATTACATGCCCCCGTAGAAGGCCCCAGATGGCTACAGTAAGGCCTCATGTGTTTAAAAAAGCCGAACCTTTCTCCAACAGAAATAGTAAAGTTATCGGGCTTACCCCGGGCGTTACGGAAAATTCCATTTATAATATTATTAAAATAACAAAAGAATTAAAGGAAAATGTCCATCTTGAGGAGAGTGAAATTATTGTGTCCGGCGGAAGAGGCATGAAAAATATGGAAAATTTCTCAATGCTTTTTGAACTTGCAAAGGTGATGGGGGGGACTGTAGGTGCTTCCCGTGCCGCGGTCGACGCGGGCTGGATTTCTTCCTATCACCAGGTCGGACAAACAGGGAAAACAGTGTCCCCAAAGGTTTATATTGCATGCGGGATATCCGGCGCAATCCAGCATCTTGCAGGGATGCAGTCTTCAGATATAATCATTGCCATTAATAAGGACCCAAACGCGCCTATTTTCAATATAGCCACTTATGGAATCGTAGGCGACTTATTTGAAATCGTGCCTCTTCTTATCAAAGAATTTAAAGGCGGATAA